The following coding sequences are from one Nicotiana tomentosiformis chromosome 3, ASM39032v3, whole genome shotgun sequence window:
- the LOC138908171 gene encoding uncharacterized protein: MYFDGAAHCGGAGAGIVFVISQGEVLPYSFTLTQLCSNNVAEYQALILGLEMVVEIKRLQLQVFGDSQLVVNHLLGSYEVKKPELCPYHDYAKILMRWPGDVTIQHVPRKENKKVDALAALASSLTLPDQAQVTVCQKWVVPSPNEAEGEENELKHLVAVSEVEKEEW, translated from the coding sequence TGGTATAGTATTTGTCATTTCTCAAGGTGAAGTTCTTCCCTACTCTTTTACGTTGACGCAACTCTGCTCTAACAAcgttgctgagtatcaagcactAATACTTGGGCTCGAAATGGTTGTCGAAATAAAGCGgttgcaattgcaagtctttggtgactctcagttAGTGGTCAATCATCTTctaggtagttacgaggtcaagaagCCTGAACTATGCCCATATCATGATTACGCTAAAATATTAATGAGGTGGCCTGGTGATGTGACTATTCAGcatgtgccaaggaaagaaaataagaaggttgatgctttagctgccctagcttcgtcgttaaccctgcctgatcaagcgcaagttactgtctgccaaaaatgggtagtaccgtCACCAAATGAGGctgaaggtgaagaaaatgaactcaagcatcttgtcgctgtttctgaagttgagaaagaagaatggtga